A part of Dehalogenimonas sp. W genomic DNA contains:
- the acsC gene encoding acetyl-CoA decarbonylase/synthase complex subunit gamma gives MGLSGIEIFKFLPRTNCGKCGVPTCLAFAMSLAAGKAELTACPFVTEEARIRLEEASAPPIRPVTIATGEKPLRIGGETVMFRHEKRFENPPGIAVIISDTMEEAEIPRRLESFNLFTFTRVGATLRPELTALKYESGNVETYAALAARVKQETDAGIILMCQDVAAVKAAAMACRDRKPVLCAVTTANFDDLAGVAKELNLTVIARGSSLDELAELTTKLNGIGIKDIILDTGTRTLKQALTEQVGLRRLALLKKQRTLGYPTIVFPAEMTDKPLQEALIASVLMAKYAGIIVLSDFRGETLFPLLVARLNLYTDPQRPLATLEGIYDINGPDENSPVAITCNFSLTYFIVSGEIENTRVPAHLLIKDTEGLSVMTAWAAGKFGADNIAGFIKKSGIADRIKHRKLIIPGYIAMESGGLEEELPDWEILVGPREAAHLLSYLKNNWESPDV, from the coding sequence ATGGGACTTTCTGGAATAGAAATATTTAAATTCTTACCTCGGACTAACTGTGGTAAATGCGGCGTACCCACCTGTCTGGCCTTTGCTATGAGCCTGGCGGCCGGAAAAGCGGAATTAACCGCCTGCCCGTTTGTCACCGAAGAAGCCAGAATTCGTCTGGAAGAGGCCTCGGCGCCGCCCATCAGGCCGGTTACAATTGCGACCGGCGAAAAGCCGCTTCGCATAGGCGGTGAAACCGTCATGTTCCGTCATGAAAAGCGGTTTGAGAATCCGCCCGGAATTGCAGTTATCATCAGCGATACGATGGAAGAAGCTGAAATACCCCGCCGTCTGGAGAGTTTTAATCTATTTACCTTCACACGGGTTGGGGCGACGCTGCGCCCGGAACTCACCGCTCTGAAATATGAATCCGGTAATGTGGAGACTTACGCCGCCCTGGCTGCCCGGGTAAAACAAGAGACTGATGCGGGCATCATTCTGATGTGTCAAGACGTTGCAGCCGTCAAAGCCGCTGCCATGGCTTGCAGAGACCGGAAACCCGTTTTGTGCGCCGTCACAACCGCAAATTTTGACGACCTAGCGGGAGTTGCAAAGGAATTAAATCTAACGGTCATCGCCCGCGGCAGCAGTCTGGATGAATTGGCCGAATTGACCACCAAACTTAATGGTATAGGTATCAAGGATATTATTTTAGATACCGGTACCCGTACTTTGAAGCAGGCGCTGACGGAACAGGTCGGACTCAGACGACTCGCATTATTGAAAAAACAACGAACTCTGGGTTATCCGACCATCGTCTTCCCGGCCGAAATGACTGATAAACCGCTGCAGGAAGCCTTAATCGCCTCGGTTCTTATGGCCAAATACGCCGGAATAATTGTGCTGTCAGATTTCCGGGGCGAGACGCTCTTTCCGCTGTTGGTCGCCAGATTGAACCTTTATACCGACCCGCAGCGACCGTTGGCTACTTTAGAGGGTATTTATGATATCAACGGACCGGATGAGAACTCGCCTGTAGCCATCACCTGCAATTTTTCACTGACCTATTTTATAGTTTCCGGCGAGATTGAAAATACCCGTGTGCCGGCACATCTTTTAATCAAGGATACTGAAGGGCTTTCGGTAATGACAGCCTGGGCGGCCGGGAAATTTGGAGCGGACAATATCGCCGGATTTATCAAGAAAAGCGGTATCGCAGACCGCATCAAGCACCGCAAGCTGATTATTCCGGGATATATAGCCATGGAAAGCGGCGGACTGGAAGAAGAATTACCGGATTGGGAGATATTGGTGGGCCCCAGAGAAGCGGCTCACCTGTTGTCCTATCTTAAAAATAATTGGGAATCACCTGACGTTTAA
- the rplT gene encoding 50S ribosomal protein L20: MARIKGGVATKKRHKSVLELTKGHRGQRNHNFRRAKESLTHALAYSFAHRRDKKGDFRRLWIARINAAARLNGLTYSQFIAGLSKSGIELNRKILADMAITQPGAFAELVKTSQQ; encoded by the coding sequence ATGGCTCGCATTAAAGGTGGTGTCGCCACCAAAAAACGACACAAATCAGTACTGGAACTGACCAAAGGACACCGGGGTCAGAGAAACCACAATTTTCGCCGTGCAAAAGAAAGCCTGACTCATGCTTTGGCTTATTCCTTCGCGCATCGGCGTGATAAAAAGGGTGATTTTCGGCGTCTGTGGATCGCCCGTATTAATGCTGCGGCTCGTCTGAACGGCTTGACTTACAGTCAGTTTATTGCCGGTCTTTCCAAGTCCGGTATTGAGCTGAACCGCAAGATTCTCGCTGATATGGCTATCACTCAGCCCGGTGCATTTGCCGAGTTGGTAAAAACCTCTCAGCAATAG
- a CDS encoding AAA family ATPase, whose protein sequence is MTVSIAMAGKGGTGKTSLAGLIIRYLLKHNLTPVLAVDADPAANLGLGIGLNAELTVGSVLAGFNENKISIPSGVVKESFLNIKLNETIVESRGIDLITMGRGEGAGCYCFPNNVLKNFIDQLTSNYRYLLMDNEAGLEHLSRGTTGQVDHLILVSNHSIKGIRTLNSILNLVTEMGLDIKQKWVVINQAPAVIDPLVYSELDRLGITVDAVIPQDSQIMEYDWHQKSLLDLPDEAAAAASMNELMAKIITPDQER, encoded by the coding sequence ATGACGGTATCCATCGCCATGGCCGGCAAGGGCGGCACCGGGAAAACGTCACTGGCCGGACTGATTATCCGCTATCTGTTAAAACACAATCTGACACCGGTGCTGGCAGTGGATGCAGATCCGGCGGCTAATCTGGGTTTGGGAATCGGTCTTAATGCTGAATTAACCGTCGGCTCAGTGCTGGCAGGTTTTAATGAAAATAAAATCTCTATTCCTTCAGGGGTAGTTAAGGAATCTTTTCTTAATATTAAGCTGAACGAAACCATTGTGGAAAGCCGCGGCATTGATCTGATTACCATGGGCCGGGGTGAGGGAGCGGGATGCTACTGTTTTCCCAATAATGTGCTCAAGAACTTCATTGATCAGTTGACGTCCAATTACCGCTACCTGTTGATGGACAATGAGGCCGGTTTGGAACACCTTTCCCGTGGCACCACAGGGCAGGTGGACCACCTGATTCTGGTATCCAACCATTCTATTAAAGGGATACGCACTTTAAACAGCATTTTAAATTTGGTGACTGAAATGGGACTGGACATCAAGCAGAAATGGGTGGTAATAAATCAGGCTCCGGCAGTAATTGACCCGCTGGTCTACAGTGAACTTGACCGTTTGGGCATTACCGTTGATGCCGTAATACCCCAGGATTCCCAAATCATGGAATACGATTGGCATCAAAAATCATTGCTGGACCTGCCGGACGAAGCGGCCGCCGCAGCGTCCATGAATGAGTTGATGGCTAAAATAATAACGCCGGATCAAGAGAGGTAA
- a CDS encoding dihydropteroate synthase: protein MTILIAENINVMSKSLGQALKERQSEPVQSITGIAARAGIDYLDLNIGPAKKTGADLMSWLVSTVQEVTDLPLSLDTTNAAAIEAGLKASKRRALVNSVSMQPERLEQLLPVVSKYGAEMIGLLWGAEGMPRDVNERCLLTVDLVYRANEAGIINEDIWIDPIATPVSGEINQLNACVEFLTMLPEIAPGCKSVVGLSNVSNGSPARLRPILNRTYFIMLARYGLHAAIIDALDEELIAIARGLRPDIVNTVHRTMDGDMADPAIIGKHLADYVKTVRVLTGQTLYSDSWLEI, encoded by the coding sequence ATGACTATTCTTATAGCTGAAAATATCAATGTTATGTCCAAAAGTCTGGGGCAGGCGCTCAAGGAACGTCAGTCTGAACCGGTTCAGTCAATAACTGGTATTGCGGCCAGGGCCGGTATAGATTACCTTGACCTTAATATAGGGCCGGCCAAAAAGACCGGCGCGGACTTAATGTCGTGGCTGGTTTCAACGGTACAGGAAGTCACTGACCTGCCGCTCTCCCTGGATACCACCAATGCCGCCGCTATTGAGGCCGGGCTTAAAGCCAGTAAACGGCGCGCCCTGGTAAATTCCGTATCCATGCAACCAGAGCGTCTGGAACAGTTATTACCAGTGGTCAGCAAATACGGAGCCGAAATGATTGGTTTGCTGTGGGGGGCTGAGGGGATGCCGCGGGACGTGAACGAGCGTTGTTTGTTGACGGTTGACCTGGTATACCGCGCTAATGAGGCTGGTATCATCAATGAAGATATCTGGATAGACCCGATTGCAACCCCGGTCAGCGGTGAAATCAACCAGCTAAATGCCTGTGTGGAGTTTTTGACAATGCTGCCGGAAATCGCCCCCGGCTGCAAATCTGTGGTGGGACTATCCAATGTTTCCAACGGCAGCCCAGCCCGACTTCGTCCTATCCTGAATCGCACTTACTTCATCATGTTAGCGCGTTATGGGCTTCATGCCGCCATCATAGACGCTCTGGATGAAGAATTAATAGCGATTGCTCGGGGACTACGACCGGATATAGTGAACACAGTTCACCGGACAATGGACGGTGATATGGCGGATCCGGCAATAATTGGTAAACACCTGGCAGATTATGTCAAAACAGTTCGGGTACTTACCGGACAAACGTTGTACTCAGATTCATGGCTGGAGATATAA
- the rpmI gene encoding 50S ribosomal protein L35: MPKLKTHKGAQNRFKFTGNGKMMRVKGPKSHLRRNKSARTRRLFDEMIPVAKVDVQRLSRLVPYGTP; the protein is encoded by the coding sequence ATGCCGAAATTAAAAACTCATAAAGGGGCACAGAACCGCTTTAAATTTACCGGCAATGGGAAAATGATGCGTGTTAAAGGCCCAAAAAGTCATCTACGTCGTAATAAGTCGGCTCGTACCCGGCGTCTTTTTGACGAAATGATTCCGGTGGCTAAAGTGGACGTCCAACGTTTAAGCCGCCTGGTACCATACGGAACGCCTTAA
- a CDS encoding tetrahydrofolate dehydrogenase/cyclohydrolase catalytic domain-containing protein, with protein MTARIISGTETARQIREELIKEVANLKANHNIVPGLATVIVGDDPASQTYVGAKIKACQALGIYSANYPLPAGTSEEELLKLIADLNTDPAINGILVQVPLPDHIDENRILLAISPDKDVDGFHPVSVGRMVIGQPGFLPCTPHGIQELLIRGGVETSGAEVVIVGRSNIVGKPVANILLQKAPGANATVTVCHSATRDIAAHTRRADILIAAIGKPKFITADMVKPGAAVIDVGTNEIGRTPEGKRILSGDVDFDNVKEVAGVITPVPGGVGPMTIVMLMANTVRAAKLAHELI; from the coding sequence ATGACGGCCAGAATAATCAGCGGTACCGAAACCGCCCGCCAGATACGAGAAGAACTGATTAAGGAAGTGGCGAACTTAAAAGCCAATCATAACATTGTGCCTGGTCTGGCGACTGTTATTGTCGGAGATGACCCGGCCTCGCAGACTTATGTCGGCGCTAAGATCAAAGCCTGTCAGGCCCTGGGAATATATTCCGCCAATTATCCGCTGCCAGCCGGCACCTCAGAGGAAGAATTATTAAAACTTATCGCCGACCTGAATACCGACCCCGCAATCAACGGCATTCTGGTACAGGTACCCCTGCCCGACCATATTGATGAAAACCGCATACTACTGGCGATCAGCCCCGATAAGGATGTGGACGGGTTTCATCCGGTCAGCGTGGGGAGGATGGTAATCGGTCAACCGGGTTTTCTGCCTTGCACCCCTCATGGGATTCAGGAGCTGCTGATTCGCGGCGGCGTGGAAACCAGCGGCGCGGAGGTTGTTATCGTCGGTCGCTCAAATATCGTCGGTAAACCTGTAGCCAATATTTTATTACAAAAGGCACCGGGCGCTAACGCCACTGTCACTGTTTGCCATAGCGCTACGCGGGACATCGCGGCTCATACCCGCCGGGCAGACATTCTGATTGCGGCAATCGGCAAGCCCAAATTCATCACCGCCGACATGGTAAAACCCGGAGCTGCCGTCATTGACGTAGGTACCAATGAAATCGGACGGACGCCGGAAGGAAAGAGAATCTTGTCCGGTGACGTAGATTTTGATAATGTTAAGGAAGTAGCCGGCGTCATCACTCCGGTTCCCGGCGGCGTCGGTCCAATGACCATTGTCATGCTGATGGCTAATACGGTTCGAGCCGCCAAACTGGCACACGAATTGATATAA
- a CDS encoding acetyl-CoA decarbonylase/synthase complex subunit delta: protein MTIEIPEIKYNGAIRSIQLGDNDAAVTIGGETGYPFYTFEGQMPNMPQIAMEVYDEAPVDWPEAALHPFADVLNDPVAWAKKCVSEYGAEMICLQLQSTDPNGSNRSAEETVELVKNICREIDVPIIIWGTANLEKDTEVLRAVAENITDRRLALGPVEEGNYKKIGATAMASNHVVIASSPIDINLAKQLNILMSNLGVKETDTVMDPTVSAIGYGIEYAYSVMERIRMAALTQQDEKLQFPLICNIARETWKARESKVTEAEEPGMGDAAKRGIALEAMSASLLLMAGADVLIMRHPEAVAAARELIIDLV, encoded by the coding sequence ATGACCATTGAGATTCCTGAGATTAAATACAACGGAGCCATTCGCTCAATTCAACTGGGCGATAATGACGCCGCCGTTACAATCGGAGGGGAAACCGGATATCCGTTTTATACCTTTGAAGGCCAAATGCCCAACATGCCTCAGATTGCCATGGAGGTCTATGACGAAGCACCGGTTGACTGGCCGGAGGCAGCTTTACATCCTTTCGCCGACGTATTGAATGACCCGGTGGCCTGGGCAAAAAAGTGCGTCTCGGAATACGGTGCGGAAATGATCTGCCTGCAGCTTCAAAGCACCGATCCCAATGGTTCCAACCGCAGTGCGGAAGAAACCGTTGAACTGGTAAAAAATATCTGCCGGGAGATAGACGTCCCAATCATCATCTGGGGCACGGCAAATCTGGAGAAAGATACCGAGGTGTTGCGGGCGGTCGCTGAAAACATAACCGACCGCCGCTTGGCGCTGGGCCCGGTTGAAGAAGGCAATTACAAGAAAATCGGGGCGACAGCGATGGCCTCCAATCATGTGGTTATTGCCTCCAGTCCGATTGATATTAACCTGGCCAAGCAGCTTAACATCCTGATGTCTAATCTGGGAGTTAAGGAAACTGATACGGTAATGGATCCGACGGTCAGTGCCATCGGCTACGGTATTGAATATGCCTATTCAGTCATGGAGCGTATCCGGATGGCGGCCTTAACCCAGCAAGACGAAAAACTGCAATTTCCGCTGATCTGCAACATCGCCCGGGAGACCTGGAAGGCCAGGGAATCCAAGGTAACCGAAGCTGAAGAGCCGGGGATGGGCGACGCCGCAAAAAGGGGTATCGCTCTGGAAGCCATGAGCGCTTCCTTGCTGTTAATGGCCGGCGCGGATGTACTTATAATGCGTCACCCTGAAGCCGTAGCGGCGGCCAGGGAATTAATCATTGACCTTGTCTAA
- a CDS encoding ASKHA domain-containing protein, with amino-acid sequence MTDKYRILLEPDSLRLTAEHGANLLDVIRHAGVGIAAACGGDGVCGTCKVIIEQGCTGDTRYLNLSQEEIENGVRLACRYEVESDLTVRIPLQSRAPASDGHLRSLSTSEEIMAAENWRFAPPVFKIFLKLTPPALDDNISDLSRLENALLSQGIVDFRIGLAIVKQLPAVLREGDWALTLTLSKESGGLRVTDIQPGDTRVSLYGLAFDIGTTGVRGELLDLIEGRVLAQGVEYNGQAVYGSDVISRIAYAAKTGGLPALQQAVLNTLNNIIRQLTEHGGVPCRDISHVMVAANTTMVQLLLGIDPKYLRLAPYVPAVSAPPTISAGEIGLETGPGVPVNIVPAVSSYVGGDIISGLVGTGIFQRGETVLYIDIGTNGEIVVGNADWMVSASCSAGPAFEGGGIKHGMLATSGAVEGFNIDNAVDEPVINTIGQARPRGICGAGLISTVAALFKAGVIDPKGKFQAGVTERVRIGTDGSEYVLAAANTTETGQDIVLTEIDLDNLIRGKAAMYAGYQTLLSSVGLSFNELDKVVVAGTFGSHIDVECAIAIGLLPDIDRDKFIFAGNGSLLGARLSSYSTELIEAGRITAKLVTNIELSDSASFMDNYMAAMFLPHTDISLFPTVISQPNHFAGGSGG; translated from the coding sequence ATGACCGATAAATACCGAATTCTGTTGGAGCCCGATAGTCTCAGACTGACGGCCGAGCACGGCGCCAATCTATTAGACGTTATCCGGCACGCCGGAGTCGGCATTGCCGCTGCCTGCGGCGGTGACGGAGTGTGCGGCACCTGCAAGGTTATCATAGAACAGGGTTGCACCGGAGATACCCGGTATCTGAATCTCAGCCAGGAAGAGATTGAGAACGGGGTAAGGCTGGCCTGCCGTTATGAGGTGGAGAGCGATTTGACGGTCAGAATTCCGTTGCAATCCCGCGCTCCAGCCAGCGACGGCCATTTGAGATCACTCTCAACCAGCGAGGAGATAATGGCCGCCGAAAACTGGCGGTTTGCTCCGCCGGTTTTCAAGATATTCCTCAAACTCACTCCGCCCGCGCTTGATGATAATATCAGCGATTTATCCCGACTGGAAAATGCATTGTTGAGCCAGGGCATAGTGGATTTTCGGATCGGTCTTGCCATTGTTAAACAGTTACCGGCAGTCTTGCGCGAAGGAGACTGGGCACTGACGCTGACGTTATCAAAGGAGTCAGGCGGTCTCAGAGTGACCGATATTCAACCCGGAGACACCAGGGTATCGCTTTACGGCCTGGCTTTTGATATCGGGACGACGGGAGTCAGAGGTGAACTGCTGGATCTGATTGAAGGCCGGGTGCTGGCTCAGGGCGTGGAGTATAACGGTCAGGCGGTTTACGGTAGTGACGTTATCAGCCGCATCGCTTATGCCGCCAAGACCGGCGGTTTACCGGCTCTGCAACAAGCGGTGCTTAACACTCTGAACAATATCATCCGACAATTGACTGAGCATGGCGGTGTCCCATGCCGTGACATCAGTCACGTCATGGTGGCGGCCAATACGACGATGGTGCAATTATTGCTGGGGATTGACCCTAAATATTTACGACTGGCGCCTTATGTGCCGGCAGTATCGGCCCCACCGACTATTTCGGCAGGCGAAATTGGTTTGGAAACCGGACCGGGGGTACCTGTAAATATCGTACCGGCTGTGTCCAGTTACGTTGGCGGCGATATTATTTCCGGACTGGTCGGGACCGGCATTTTCCAAAGGGGCGAAACGGTACTTTATATTGACATCGGCACAAATGGAGAAATCGTGGTGGGCAATGCCGACTGGATGGTCAGCGCCTCCTGTTCCGCCGGGCCGGCCTTTGAGGGGGGCGGTATCAAACACGGCATGTTAGCCACCAGCGGTGCCGTTGAAGGATTCAATATAGATAATGCGGTTGATGAACCGGTTATTAATACCATCGGTCAGGCCAGACCCCGTGGGATTTGCGGCGCCGGGCTTATCAGCACGGTGGCGGCCTTATTTAAGGCCGGGGTCATTGACCCTAAAGGCAAGTTTCAGGCCGGAGTCACCGAACGGGTACGCATAGGAACCGACGGCAGCGAGTACGTTTTGGCTGCGGCAAACACGACCGAAACCGGACAGGACATCGTGCTTACCGAAATTGATCTGGATAATCTTATTCGCGGCAAGGCGGCAATGTACGCCGGGTACCAGACTCTACTGTCCAGCGTCGGATTGTCATTCAACGAACTGGACAAGGTTGTCGTGGCCGGCACCTTCGGCAGTCATATTGACGTGGAATGTGCGATAGCTATCGGCCTGTTGCCGGATATTGATCGGGATAAATTTATATTTGCCGGCAACGGCTCGCTGCTGGGGGCCAGGCTCAGCAGTTATTCTACGGAATTGATTGAGGCCGGACGTATTACCGCCAAACTGGTAACCAACATTGAGTTATCTGACAGCGCGTCTTTCATGGATAATTATATGGCGGCGATGTTTTTGCCCCACACTGATATTTCCCTTTTTCCCACCGTCATCAGCCAGCCCAACCATTTTGCCGGGGGCAGCGGCGGATGA
- a CDS encoding DUF3786 domain-containing protein: MAGDINPTAGGQPTGFKLAYDESATLAYDKLSAVDVAEICRRSGATRVGESCLSLDYIGEAYQIDISRRVITGRSVLPEIHDQLVMLHYLTGNSPPSLQTEPITFKDLPEGLIYYPTYLKRCVQPLIERFGNNLDNFIKAGQKLKAVNIPRGDAGVHLQALPRIGINIVLWLGDDELPAEGTVYFSSDIKNYLPIEDIAVLCQSISLKIVAAAATNH, encoded by the coding sequence ATGGCTGGAGATATAAATCCTACGGCCGGTGGTCAACCTACCGGCTTTAAGCTTGCCTACGATGAATCAGCAACGCTCGCATACGATAAACTGTCAGCTGTTGATGTCGCTGAGATATGTCGCCGTTCAGGTGCCACCAGAGTCGGAGAGTCTTGCCTTTCACTGGATTATATTGGTGAAGCTTACCAGATAGATATTTCCCGTCGGGTAATCACTGGAAGATCAGTCTTGCCCGAAATTCACGACCAGTTGGTCATGCTGCACTATTTGACCGGCAATAGTCCTCCCAGCCTTCAAACGGAACCGATAACCTTCAAGGATTTGCCGGAAGGCCTCATTTATTACCCGACTTATCTTAAAAGGTGCGTGCAACCTTTGATTGAACGCTTTGGCAATAACCTGGATAATTTTATTAAAGCCGGCCAAAAGCTGAAGGCTGTAAATATTCCCCGCGGTGATGCCGGAGTCCATCTGCAAGCTCTTCCCCGAATCGGCATAAATATCGTGCTGTGGCTCGGTGATGATGAATTGCCGGCTGAAGGTACCGTATATTTTTCCAGCGACATTAAAAACTACCTACCAATTGAAGATATCGCTGTTTTGTGCCAGTCAATCAGCCTTAAAATAGTCGCGGCAGCCGCTACCAACCATTAA
- the acsB gene encoding acetyl-CoA decarbonylase/synthase complex subunit alpha/beta — protein sequence MSRIIAAGAIRGAYRFVEEAETAWQRINSSCNGSELIGFPNTAYYLPVIYGVMGHKVEQLNDMVAVLQRCRKLLPPLLADDMELNSLQPVLDAGIAALFAAEITEAIDYYENPQSYTGTETPAGDNLWLGAADDVILRKRGVEFVDGSVPGFAAILGAAPDKATATEITAELQQRNLYVFLSAGDKNQNFAQQLESTGHQLGWPTRLVPFGPGAAATVFTFGFATRVALSFGNVKPGNAKDLFAYTQERVPAFVMALGEVTDKWYALAAGALNFGFPVITDSKIPGLSAGDPPTELVVSNVPHDKIVSRSVDVRGIKTVITDVPVPVAYGPAFEGERVRGENIYLECGGGRTAMLEWVTSRPGEDIVDGKVSVIGPEITDTPPGSKLPLGIVVEVSGRQMQEDYEPILERQVHHLINYAQGVMHIGQRDMAWLRVSKDAVAKGFRLEHIGLLLHAKLHQDFGRIFEKLQVKLFTWETDVAELLHQAKAAYAARDARIEGMTDETTDIFYSCLLCQSFAPSHVCVISPERTGLCGSYNWMDCKASFEINPTGPNQPVTKGATIDARLGQWQGVNDFVFKASRGNIDHYNFYSIISDPMTACGCMECISAVVPLCNGVMTVNREHSGMTPSGMKFTTLAGTIGGGVTTPGFVGHSKYNMTQRKFLSAEGGLKRLVWMPKALKEEIADRFNERAAEIGIPDLLNRIADETVGVTEEDILEYLTENNHPALTLEPLI from the coding sequence ATGTCCAGAATAATTGCCGCCGGCGCCATCAGGGGCGCATACCGGTTTGTAGAAGAAGCCGAAACTGCCTGGCAACGGATCAACAGTAGTTGCAACGGTTCCGAGTTAATCGGCTTCCCTAACACCGCCTATTATTTGCCGGTAATCTACGGTGTCATGGGACACAAAGTGGAACAACTGAATGATATGGTTGCGGTGCTGCAGCGCTGCCGTAAGCTTTTGCCGCCGCTTTTAGCTGATGACATGGAACTAAACTCGTTGCAGCCGGTATTGGATGCCGGAATTGCCGCCCTTTTTGCTGCAGAGATTACTGAGGCTATTGACTATTATGAAAACCCCCAAAGCTACACCGGAACCGAAACACCAGCGGGCGACAATTTATGGCTGGGCGCAGCAGATGACGTGATTCTCCGCAAACGCGGCGTGGAGTTTGTGGACGGCAGCGTTCCCGGGTTTGCCGCCATATTGGGGGCCGCACCGGATAAGGCTACAGCCACTGAAATTACTGCGGAACTGCAGCAGCGTAATCTCTATGTTTTCTTGAGTGCCGGCGATAAGAATCAGAATTTTGCACAGCAACTGGAGTCTACCGGGCACCAACTCGGTTGGCCGACCCGGCTGGTGCCTTTCGGACCAGGTGCCGCGGCAACCGTATTTACCTTTGGTTTTGCGACCCGGGTGGCCTTGTCCTTCGGTAATGTAAAACCGGGAAACGCTAAGGACTTATTTGCTTACACTCAGGAGCGGGTGCCGGCTTTTGTGATGGCGCTTGGTGAAGTAACCGACAAATGGTATGCCCTGGCAGCCGGTGCCCTGAATTTCGGCTTCCCGGTTATCACCGACAGCAAAATACCGGGACTATCGGCAGGCGATCCTCCGACTGAACTGGTGGTCAGCAATGTACCGCACGATAAAATCGTCAGCCGCTCGGTGGACGTTCGCGGTATTAAAACAGTGATTACCGACGTTCCGGTACCGGTGGCCTACGGTCCGGCCTTTGAAGGCGAAAGGGTCAGGGGTGAAAATATCTATTTAGAATGCGGCGGCGGTCGCACTGCTATGCTGGAATGGGTTACATCCCGACCCGGCGAGGATATCGTTGACGGTAAGGTATCGGTTATTGGCCCTGAAATAACTGATACGCCGCCGGGTAGCAAACTACCGCTGGGTATCGTTGTTGAGGTATCCGGACGACAGATGCAGGAAGATTATGAACCTATTCTGGAAAGACAAGTTCACCACCTTATTAATTACGCCCAGGGCGTGATGCATATCGGGCAGCGAGATATGGCCTGGTTAAGGGTCAGCAAGGACGCCGTAGCCAAAGGTTTCCGGTTGGAACACATCGGTTTGCTGTTGCATGCGAAACTTCATCAAGATTTCGGCCGGATATTTGAGAAGCTTCAGGTTAAACTATTCACCTGGGAGACCGATGTAGCTGAATTATTACATCAGGCCAAGGCCGCTTATGCCGCGCGGGACGCCCGGATTGAAGGTATGACCGATGAAACCACCGATATCTTTTATTCTTGTCTTTTATGTCAATCATTTGCCCCATCCCACGTTTGCGTGATCAGCCCGGAACGAACGGGACTGTGCGGTTCCTATAACTGGATGGACTGCAAGGCATCATTTGAGATAAATCCCACCGGTCCCAATCAACCGGTGACTAAGGGGGCAACCATTGATGCCCGTCTCGGTCAGTGGCAAGGTGTCAATGATTTCGTCTTTAAAGCCTCACGGGGAAATATTGACCACTACAATTTTTACAGCATTATTTCCGACCCGATGACCGCCTGCGGATGTATGGAATGTATCTCCGCAGTTGTGCCGTTGTGCAATGGGGTAATGACAGTGAACCGGGAGCATAGCGGCATGACGCCATCCGGAATGAAATTTACCACTCTGGCGGGGACTATCGGTGGAGGTGTCACTACTCCCGGTTTTGTTGGTCATTCAAAGTACAACATGACACAGCGTAAATTCCTGTCCGCAGAAGGCGGCCTGAAACGTTTGGTTTGGATGCCTAAGGCGTTGAAGGAAGAAATCGCTGACCGCTTTAATGAACGAGCCGCCGAAATCGGCATTCCCGACCTGCTGAACCGCATCGCCGACGAAACTGTAGGAGTGACCGAGGAAGATATCTTAGAATATTTAACTGAAAATAATCATCCGGCTCTAACCTTGGAGCCGCTCATTTAG